Proteins from a genomic interval of Paenibacillus lentus:
- a CDS encoding deoxycytidylate deaminase has translation MGTDTRKDWDTYFMDIAYMVSTRSRCNRRHVGAVLVQGKKLLGTAYNGAPSGVPDCSEAGCMIAEEYEVVTVDGQEKMIKKQRCVRTIHAEQNLLLFTDRIDREGSSVYVTDEPCWTCANMLANSGITEVIFHRPYPKDTGKVSAMMSQKGITFRRLESYQPPKETDGRVEE, from the coding sequence ATGGGTACAGATACACGTAAAGATTGGGATACGTATTTCATGGATATCGCTTATATGGTATCCACGAGATCGCGTTGTAACCGGCGGCATGTGGGGGCTGTGCTTGTCCAGGGGAAGAAGCTGCTCGGAACAGCATATAATGGTGCCCCCTCAGGAGTGCCTGACTGCTCAGAGGCGGGGTGTATGATTGCTGAGGAATATGAGGTAGTGACGGTAGACGGACAGGAAAAGATGATCAAGAAACAGCGTTGTGTCCGTACTATTCATGCAGAGCAGAATCTGCTGTTATTTACCGATCGGATTGATCGGGAGGGCTCTAGCGTTTATGTGACGGATGAGCCGTGCTGGACGTGTGCCAACATGCTCGCGAACAGTGGGATCACTGAAGTTATTTTCCATCGTCCTTATCCGAAGGATACGGGTAAGGTTTCGGCAATGATGAGCCAGAAGGGGATTACCTTCCGGCGTTTGGAATCGTATCAGCCTCCGAAGGAAACGGATGGCCGGGTTGAAGAATAG